GATCACGCGGTCGTATTGGGCAAATCGCTCATAGTGTAGTATTAGGGACTGTAAATGTTGGGGATTCTGGGGAAGCTGTTGTACCAGATATAAGTCAGGTCCGTCGTTTGGTTTTGCTTGAATGCTACATAcattattttgttaaaatttaAGTTAAACCATGTAAGTTTATCATCTTTTATCTCAAATTTTTCTCTTGCATATTCTATAGGTCATTGGGGCAGTGTTGAATTCAATCGGAATAGGCAACCTTGCATCAGGAATGCAACCTAATGTCCAGGTAGTAGGTCTTTTGCTTTGCTGCAGAGTTGTGTGTGTACCAAATACTGAATTTGCTTGATGAGAGTATTGTTGTTCCACTTctaggaatttttttttagatttgtcATATGATGGTAGCTGTGTGGTCCCTATCGCTGTGCATTCTCAAAATAGAGTAAATGTAATCTACTTGAACTTTTCTGTTTCTGACATCTCCAGCCATATGTACGTATGAGTTTATTGCCTTACATTTGTTGTTGGCAAGTGAAATTTTTCACATTCAGAGTACTTTAATAAGTGTTGAATCTTTTCTTTTATTCAGTTTTGATTTTTGTCTCTCATTTCTTGTTACTGAATTTTATGTGTGTTAATAAATATCTCGAGTCAAAGCATTGTATTTTCAGATTCTTAGATGAGAGAAGTAATGGACAGCAACATATGATTTTCCTTGAGCCAAGACACACTGCTGGCTTTTGGTTGGAATTTCTCGACGAGAAATTTTGTAGCTACGTTTTTTAAAGTAACTGTGCTAAGGATTTTTTTTAAGGTGATTTGATGTTTTGTTATTTGATGGCGTTTCATGTAGACGAACAAAGCTTGTCCAATTCTAACCTGGACCTTTCTGTTAATTCGGACCGCATCCTGACTTCCCCAGCCGTTACTATCCAATCAATACTCACCTTTCTTTTGGATAAAACTGAATTGCCTTCTATGTTGTGAAACTGTAATGTTTGTGTTGCACCTTTGTCGGGGATGATCATTTTCACTTTTGCTGACAGTATGTATTtcaattttttacaatttaCGATGGCTGATATGATGTATTCATTCTTACTGGCTGTGGTTCAAATTTATACAAGGTTTTGTGATGTGTATTATGGATTTAGATTGGATATAATATCTGTCTGCCTGTCTTAAAATGATAATATTGAAGATTGAATACCAAGGAAAGAAAGCTATCCAATCATTTGTTTGTCCAATGTTATGGTAAATGTTATACAATCCACTCTTAATAACATGGATGTTTGTTTAAAAGGAAAATGGAATGTCAATTTGATTAGCTATTTGAATTGATGCCATTGTTTTTGCTTCCTGTTTCCCGTTGTGTCGATTTTTTCTATCCTTTGAGTTCCTAAACATTTAGCGAGCTAACGGCATTCATTTCTTAGGTTCAGGCATCGCAAGGACATGAAACAGAAGGATCACAGGCTAATGGTGGAAGTCAAAGTCGGGGTGGGAATCAGTCTGTCCCTTGGCAATCCATGAACGGCCATTCCAATGCTGTGCCAATTCCATTAGGGGCTATGATTGCAGTTCCATCACTTAACATGGTAGAAAAAGATTGTTTTTTTGCCTAAGCTTTCTATAAGTTTTACTCTGTGTTAATCAATTATTTTGTTGGGTTTTCGGTTTTCCACACTAGCCAATTCCCGATTCACTGAATACTCTTACCGAATATATGAACCGAATGGGACTGGCTTTATCTCAAAATGGTAAtagtttataattttattattatgtgttctcttGAAATTTCACTTACTAATACTTCTGTCTCTTAATTTAGCTGATCAACACAACCAATCTTCTGCTGCTACCAGTGATTTACCCACCATCGAATTACCTACAAATGCTCGTGGTGTGCCCACTGTTGAGGCCCTGAGCATTGTTCTACGACATGCCCAACGTCTTCTTAATGACCATGCTGTTGCAGCATTAGCTGTATGTACCCTAATGAGATTGTACTCTACTGTATCTTGACTATGTTTTTCTTGTAAGTTGATTTGTTGATTATTGTAAGGCTTATTCTTTACCGAAAGGCGTTCTTAAGTTTTCCTTCCTTACTTTTATGCTACACGTGATAGAACTTTCTTAAAGCCTCATGTCCTGGGTTCAGTTTCTCCAATGCTTTTGGATAGTATTTCTCTTTTTTTCCTTTCCTGCAGCTTATTAAACTGGATAAATGTACAAGGCAAGGGAAAACTTACAAATTAATACTTTTGATTTCGGTGTGCTTTACCGGATTACACAGAGCACCTCTATCCTGTCAAACTCTTTATGTCAAGCAGTCACTCCCCTCTAAATCCTGGGTATCCTACTTGACGACTATATTACTTGGTTAAAAAATGTTACCCCTGTCCACAGTTTTACAAACTTCTACATATGGCTTTAGATGAGGAATTCCTTGGTTTGCAACTGTTCTGGATGTTTAGTTACACCTATCAGGTCTTCTTAATATTTGCTAGCCTTATATGCAGTGAAAAAACAGTTTTGACCTTCTTACAAAGAAATTATTTCCCATGTAGTCTTACATTACTTTCTGAGTACTTTTTTAATCTGCCGCAACATTGTAGCGTTCTGCTGGGCGCGTAGAACAAGAGGGGGCATCCTCAGATCCTACAGTGAGAGGGCAAATTCAGACAGAACTAATGCGGTTAGGTGTTGCTATGCAACACTTGGGTTCACTTTTTCTAGAATTGGGAAGGACAATTTTGACTCTTCGCATGGGACAATCTGAGGTATGTCCTGTTCCCTGATCTCAACAGCTGGACATTTTTTGATGGTTAACCATCATCGATCTTCCTGTGCTCACGCAGGCTGAATCTTTTGTAAATGCTGGGCCTGCTGTTTATATATCTCCCTCAGGACCAAATCCAATCATGGTTCAGGTTTGTGATTTGAACAGTCTTGTTCACAATTTTAATTTGTAGCTCACATGTTCCATAAAATGTTACTTATTTTCCAGAACATGCATCTGTGCTGGAGAATGTTCTGTTGTCAAACTAGATTAATCAGGCTTGGTACTTAActtgaataaaattttaaaatgtttatatgaTTCTAATTCCATGGAATTTTTTTTCCCATTCTTTGACATTTTTCGCATTATTCTATACAAGAAAGTACAGGATACTGAAATCTTCCTGAATATTATTTTgggtaaaaaataattttgtaaaGCAGAAACTTCCTATTTATAGGTGCTACTTTCCGTggaattttttgttttattctaTTTCATCATGTCTTTTGTTGGTATTTGATTATTAATGCAAGCAGATGGGATCTTATGTTCATTTGCAGCCATTTCCTCTTCAAACCAGCCCCCTTTTTGGTGGCCCGACCAGCGTTGCTTCAAACCCAGTGGCCATGGGTCCAGTTGGAGTTGGTAACGCTCCAAGGAATGtaaatattcatattcatactGGTACGGGGCGTTTAAGATATATATTGTATCAATCATTTTTTGTTGGGATGAAACACTTACATTTTTGATAATTCACTCATCATCAGGAGCATCACTGGTGCCTATGGTTTCTCCAGATAACAGAGAAGGTTCACAAGGAGAACGTGCTAGTGGATCAGATTCTGGTCCAGCACGCATCCTGTCTGGGCTGAATGTCGGTGCAACTACTGTTCCTTCGCTACCTGCTGTGGTTCCGGGTACTGGTCCCATACAAATTGGTGTAGGTGTTTCGCAGCCTCCTGAGTCTAATTCTGCGGTTGTAGCTGAAATAAATGCTCAAGTAAGAAATTTAGTTGCTAACATGCGCAGCCAGATCCATGCCCCTTTAGGTGAGCATTCCTTTTGGTGCCAATACATTATTCTGTAATATGTGATGTACTCTGAAATCTTTTGTATTTGATGGGGGTCAATCAGATGGTTTGAGCGGTCAAAGACAACCTGTTGATTCTGGTGCTAGAAATGATGATATGGCTGGTAGGGGAGTTGGTGATGCTGGTCAAACTTTGCCCCATGAGATGAGTGATCAGAAGGTTGGTCTATCTTGGGGAATGGGAAAGATTAGTTTTTTTCATTCcaaggatgatgtgctgatcTTTTTTGAATTGTCAGGCACAACCTGAATTCCACCAGCCCCATACTACGGAGTTGCTAAGCTCCAATGATGAGCCTTCCACCAGCGCTAAGGAGAGCTCCCATAACCTGTCTTGTACATCAGAACATGCTGAAAACCTTGAGGGTCCTACAAGATCCAATCATGGCAATGATAATATTGTTGGTTCTGCAGGTGTTCCCCTTGGATTGGGTCTGGGAGGTCTCCAGCCTAAGGTACTTTTTGGCCATTTTGATAACGTTTTTGGTATTGTTGGGGGGCGGGTCATATTTAGAATGGTTTTGCATATGTATAATCCGAATCTCTGTGTGACTTGCTGGTTGAAGACTCTGGACAATTTgtcacaaggtttttctcattGTCGTGCATTACATTCTTAGGAAATTATGCACTACTTTATGTTACCTATCTACAAATCcttggttgatttatttaaatattattatctgTTGATTTTTTCATAATGGTATTTGGTTCCCCATCATCATTTAGTTATTATGGCACAATGGATAATAGTCGATTGATCGCAGCAATATATACTTTATTCAACGTCACTGTCTTTGTGGGGCATGTGTAATATATTTTTCGTTGCGTTGTGCTTGTATCTGATGATTACATTGTATAAATGAGTTGTAGAGGCGAGATAGGCAAAGGGGGCAAGCAAAGAACAGTACTAGTGCAACTGCTTCTGATCAGAACCAGCAATCAAGAGCAGTTGGACAACAGGTTTTGCAATCTCTGGCTTCACTTCCAACTAGGAGAAACGAGAACATTTCTGCACCTGGGCAATCGCCTGACCTTTCCAGGGGGGTCATTGGTAGTGTGTCTACAGCAAGAGAAAGTGCTGATGGCCCAGTTGATGTAGCCAACGCAATGTCTGAGGTTCTTCAAAGCCCTGCGTTAGACGGGCTATTGGCTGGAGTGTCACGACAAACTGGGATTGGTTCCCCTGATATGATGAGAAATATGTTACAGCAGTTCACTCAAAATCCTGCTATGAGGAATACAATGAATCATATTGCTCAACAGATTGACAGCCACGATCTCGGAAACATGTTTTCTGGTATGGGTGGAGGACAAGGTGGTGGGATTGATTTGGCAAGTATGATGCAACAAATGATGCCTATTGTTTCTCAAGCACTTGGAGGCGTTTCATCTGCATCTCAGCGGAGCTTTGTCACAGAACCGGCTTTATCGGAGAGTAGGTCGAGAAGGGATGTGACACCCGATAGAATCAATACTCAGGTTTGAATCAAAATGATCTAGACTATCAtctgatttttatgtcaaaacttGGAAAAGTTAAGAGGACACATTTTCTGAAACTAGTTAATTATCCGCCCAACTTGCATTCCAATTAAAGTATGTCATTTACCTTCAAACCTTTTTatgtgtttggaattattgtaGTTTTAATTCCCTAGACTTGattataatttttctttttgaagtTATTGCTCGTTGTGGCCTtggtaaaatataaaaatagtgaAAATGTGATTTCTTGGAGAGATTCTTTCATTCCGGtagttgattttggaaattcttTTGACTGACAAGGTAtatatttcttaaattttatccGCAGATCGATATCCAACAAGTAGTTCAGACACTTGAAAACCCGAGTTCTCCTGAAGAAATTTTCCGCTCTCTGGCTGGTACTGCTGTGGGCGTTTTTGGTGATACTACTGCTGGTGAAAATATTATAAACGAGATCTGCAGTCAAGAAGGGCTTGTGCAGGTTAGCCAACTGTCTCTTACTATTTAGGACAACTATTAGTCTATTTATTTTACATACTTCTGAGACATGTAAATGTGTATGCCTGAAACCGCCAAATGAAATAGAAAAGAATCAATTGATATTTCGCCCTCATATGTGTCCTCGAATAATTTCAACGCTAGATATTTTGATTTACGATCGCTCTCTTCCTGGTGATACTTCACAGGAGTTTGTTGAGATGCTCCACCGTGATGTTTCTGGGAGACTTGAGGATGACAAGTGATTGTTCGGACACAGGTTTTTTTGGGGTGGTTATTTCGACATACGGTGTGCTGCTTGGTACTTTAAAAAGGTTGGTTTTCCTGGATTTCTTATGGCTTTGTCCTTGATTCTTGCATTTTAGTGTGCTATGTGATTGGAAAACAGAATGTTTGTAAAATTCATATTTGAATCTAGCTCTACAGATATACTACTGACTCAAATTTTGGAAATTGGCTCCCATAACTTTACTGCTGCATTTGATTGTTGGAAATGAAAAAGTTGAAAtttatttgtgttttttttgtaatttttaatgTTATTCTAAAATGATAAAAGACTAGTTTTCCGAGAGTGGATGAAGTCCAATCCACCACTTGACTGAAATACGAAAATCACCACAAAAAGTTCATAAAAGTACAAAGAAATTGCTCCAAAATGCTATCGTGATATCGAGCATTTAAAATTACTAGTTTTTGCTTAAATTCGTTTTTGTTAATataatatttcttttattttatttttttatcgaTAAATAAAATCGTATTAcacgattaaaaaaaaaaagatacaaGCAACTGGGGTACTCCCCTCGCCCGCTGTCTCTCTCAATTTTTGGCTCAATATTCGACGGGTTGGAAAAgttgatatttttttaacaagATATCCTTCAAATCTGATATTAGTATACTTAAAAAAAAAGTTGTcaaatatttgataaaattattattgcatgaCTTAAAAAATTGAGTATATTTTTTATCaccaaataatataataaaaaaatacccaacccttatatctatttttttttattaaatatgagtgaatatatttttaaaaaaatactaaatcTTCCAAAATTTTCCTAACAAATTAGGAGATACTGGTACATCGCATAGTAACATTATTTgacgtaaaaaaaaatttttgtttgTTAAACGaaataaaaaatagttttttaataatatatttgtatattaGAAGTGATTGGGATAATTTTAAAAACCAaagtataaataaaaaataaattaatatattattgaaATACTGGTATCAACACTTTAAAAATCTAGGTACTAATGCCAGGAGATATTGTGTTCAAGTGTTGCAGGAGACGAAAGAAACCACTTCCAGGGGTGAGTGAGATATTCCATGAGTGACGGTGCTAGCTCATGTTGGACCATCTTAACGACCTATGACCAGTAGTGGTGCATGAGTATAGACCGATGCtcatgttggttcagcctaatggtcCATAATCATTACAAACAATTAAGAGATGGGTAAAGCCATTTTGTGAAGAGAGAGGGCAACACTACTACGGAGTCTCTCGCCGCATTAGTTGCCCCATAGATAAAGGAAGTTGCTGAAGTCCCTACAATAGTTCTTAGGAGACCCGATTACCTACTTTTGTCGGCACTAAAGGGGAGAGAGTCCTTAGAATAGCTACAACGCTTGTGGGTTGATTTGGTCTCTCCTGTGTCTTTAAAGTGACTTTTCTCAAGCCCGTAGCCTGCTCAATAGCCCTATTGAACACAAAAAATTGTCAAAAGCCTCACCTCTCGCATTCGTtcgaataataaaaaattactaaaatgATCAGCTTCGACTAGACGTGGACGCTAGCTTCCCGGAATTGAATGATCGATGTGAGGTTGGGGAAGTTATTGCAACCATGTTCCTAACCCAAGCTCAATAGTTATTGGAGAACTCCTAGTGTAATGTCCCGAAAATCGAAAAGTCCACGtgtaccacatgcatgcaaattattaaatttctttggtattttattaaattttttttaaagcataaaatgcatgtttattttattaatttgtgtttaattatttttatgcattttatgaatatttatttaatggtaggatttaattcatgaaattttaaatgttcatgcattaaagatttttaagtttcatttcatgttcgaacgaggaacggagaccggagaattttcaagataattatttttattacacgattaatttttattaattaatataatatgttttaaaggtatttttcaagaattgagatttattgggtatttttacccgcatgattttaattttttaactatacgtaaattttatcgaatcggggaaatttttgagggttcggctattattttaaaaatctttccAAAACGAAATATCTGTCGGgattgtgtttggatttaatgagcctatttttaagtttattgggcttaaaaccatttttattttaattgaggctCATTAGTGGACATTTTAATTAACCTAAACTACAATTAAATTAAACCTAAACCTACCCTACACCAATTATTATACCATCAACCGACACTCCCTTTCATTACCACCTTGCCCTCTTGTTTCAGCATTTAATCCCCCAGCTAAGGTCTCGGATCTTGCTTGTCTTGGAATAAAGAAATTCCTCCGGCTTTCGGCTCGATTTCCTCCCGCATTTGCATCATTCAGGCACGCATTGTATCTATTTTTTTCTGCATCACACATGTTATATATTGCTGTTAAGTGTGCATATCGTGTAGGAAACTCTCGATCCATCAGGGAGCAAGAAAGGATTGTCGGTTTTGTTTCTTACCATGCATTCTTTGATTTTTGAACTCACGTTTTTTCTGGTTTTGGATGCAAGGGGCTGCGATCTTGAAAGTTTAGGAACTGCTAGTGGTGTCAATGGGTTGGTTTGGGGCTCGGTTTTGTTGCTGAACGCAGCAAGGAGTGGTGCGAGAGGAGGAGGTTTCTAAgcgggtgacacgacccgaggaccgcatgttttccgtgcatttatgattttatgatattgagtggagatgaacattttcctacgttgatgattttaagatttttatacgtttgtgtttacgtatgattttggacgAGTTCCGCgctatttttatattcaaatatttaagatcatttttaaatgttatattttctgTACAGCGCATGCATGCGAAacgtttaaatgttatttcaaaaatgatagcttttatttacaaaaaaatatttccgcatttttaaaatatgagcaagatgttacagttggtatcagagcaagggtcctgtatagggttgtgccaccgccagtttcTACAgatcagtcttcaagcctcaagtctgtaagcttttatgatttaaatattttaaatgatttactcatatcacctgcatgttaacatgatttacgcttta
This window of the Primulina tabacum isolate GXHZ01 chromosome 12, ASM2559414v2, whole genome shotgun sequence genome carries:
- the LOC142520120 gene encoding uncharacterized protein LOC142520120 isoform X1 — encoded protein: MADQQLHEGSSTSNVSGGNSESIVELNIKTLDSQIYSFEVDKNIGILAFKEKIAGQSGVPVAQQRLIFRGKVLKDGHLLSEYNVENGDTLHLVERQPQPSLGSGTGEATPSNVGSRGQDSAAGGSRGRIGQIAHSVVLGTVNVGDSGEAVVPDISQVIGAVLNSIGIGNLASGMQPNVQVQASQGHETEGSQANGGSQSRGGNQSVPWQSMNGHSNAVPIPLGAMIAVPSLNMPIPDSLNTLTEYMNRMGLALSQNADQHNQSSAATSDLPTIELPTNARGVPTVEALSIVLRHAQRLLNDHAVAALARSAGRVEQEGASSDPTVRGQIQTELMRLGVAMQHLGSLFLELGRTILTLRMGQSEAESFVNAGPAVYISPSGPNPIMVQPFPLQTSPLFGGPTSVASNPVAMGPVGVGNAPRNVNIHIHTGASLVPMVSPDNREGSQGERASGSDSGPARILSGLNVGATTVPSLPAVVPGTGPIQIGVGVSQPPESNSAVVAEINAQVRNLVANMRSQIHAPLDGLSGQRQPVDSGARNDDMAGRGVGDAGQTLPHEMSDQKAQPEFHQPHTTELLSSNDEPSTSAKESSHNLSCTSEHAENLEGPTRSNHGNDNIVGSAGVPLGLGLGGLQPKRRDRQRGQAKNSTSATASDQNQQSRAVGQQVLQSLASLPTRRNENISAPGQSPDLSRGVIGSVSTARESADGPVDVANAMSEVLQSPALDGLLAGVSRQTGIGSPDMMRNMLQQFTQNPAMRNTMNHIAQQIDSHDLGNMFSGMGGGQGGGIDLASMMQQMMPIVSQALGGVSSASQRSFVTEPALSESRSRRDVTPDRINTQIDIQQVVQTLENPSSPEEIFRSLAGTAVGVFGDTTAGENIINEICSQEGLVQEFVEMLHRDVSGRLEDDK
- the LOC142520120 gene encoding uncharacterized protein LOC142520120 isoform X3, giving the protein MADQQLHEGSSTSNVSGGNSESIVELNIKTLDSQIYSFEVDKNIGILAFKEKIAGQSGVPVAQQRLIFRGKVLKDGHLLSEYNVENGDTLHLVERQPQPSLGSGTGEATPSNVGSRGQDSAAGGSRGRIGQIAHSVVLGTVNVGDSGEAVVPDISQVIGAVLNSIGIGNLASGMQPNVQVQASQGHETEGSQANGGSQSRGGNQSVPWQSMNGHSNAVPIPLGAMIAVPSLNMPIPDSLNTLTEYMNRMGLALSQNADQHNQSSAATSDLPTIELPTNARGVPTVEALSIVLRHAQRLLNDHAVAALARSAGRVEQEGASSDPTVRGQIQTELMRLGVAMQHLGSLFLELGRTILTLRMGQSEAESFVNAGPAVYISPSGPNPIMVQPFPLQTSPLFGGPTSVASNPVAMGPVGVGNAPRNVNIHIHTGASLVPMVSPDNREGSQGERASGSDSGPARILSGLNVGATTVPSLPAVVPGTGPIQIGVGVSQPPESNSAVVAEINAQVRNLVANMRSQIHAPLVGDAGQTLPHEMSDQKAQPEFHQPHTTELLSSNDEPSTSAKESSHNLSCTSEHAENLEGPTRSNHGNDNIVGSAGVPLGLGLGGLQPKRRDRQRGQAKNSTSATASDQNQQSRAVGQQVLQSLASLPTRRNENISAPGQSPDLSRGVIGSVSTARESADGPVDVANAMSEVLQSPALDGLLAGVSRQTGIGSPDMMRNMLQQFTQNPAMRNTMNHIAQQIDSHDLGNMFSGMGGGQGGGIDLASMMQQMMPIVSQALGGVSSASQRSFVTEPALSESRSRRDVTPDRINTQIDIQQVVQTLENPSSPEEIFRSLAGTAVGVFGDTTAGENIINEICSQEGLVQEFVEMLHRDVSGRLEDDK
- the LOC142520120 gene encoding uncharacterized protein LOC142520120 isoform X2 translates to MADQQLHEGSSTSNVSGGNSESIVELNIKTLDSQIYSFEVDKNIGILAFKEKIAGQSGVPVAQQRLIFRGKVLKDGHLLSEYNVENGDTLHLVERQPQPSLGSGTGEATPSNVGSRGQDSAAGGSRGRIGQIAHSVVLGTVNVGDSGEAVVPDISQVIGAVLNSIGIGNLASGMQPNVQASQGHETEGSQANGGSQSRGGNQSVPWQSMNGHSNAVPIPLGAMIAVPSLNMPIPDSLNTLTEYMNRMGLALSQNADQHNQSSAATSDLPTIELPTNARGVPTVEALSIVLRHAQRLLNDHAVAALARSAGRVEQEGASSDPTVRGQIQTELMRLGVAMQHLGSLFLELGRTILTLRMGQSEAESFVNAGPAVYISPSGPNPIMVQPFPLQTSPLFGGPTSVASNPVAMGPVGVGNAPRNVNIHIHTGASLVPMVSPDNREGSQGERASGSDSGPARILSGLNVGATTVPSLPAVVPGTGPIQIGVGVSQPPESNSAVVAEINAQVRNLVANMRSQIHAPLDGLSGQRQPVDSGARNDDMAGRGVGDAGQTLPHEMSDQKAQPEFHQPHTTELLSSNDEPSTSAKESSHNLSCTSEHAENLEGPTRSNHGNDNIVGSAGVPLGLGLGGLQPKRRDRQRGQAKNSTSATASDQNQQSRAVGQQVLQSLASLPTRRNENISAPGQSPDLSRGVIGSVSTARESADGPVDVANAMSEVLQSPALDGLLAGVSRQTGIGSPDMMRNMLQQFTQNPAMRNTMNHIAQQIDSHDLGNMFSGMGGGQGGGIDLASMMQQMMPIVSQALGGVSSASQRSFVTEPALSESRSRRDVTPDRINTQIDIQQVVQTLENPSSPEEIFRSLAGTAVGVFGDTTAGENIINEICSQEGLVQEFVEMLHRDVSGRLEDDK